A stretch of Propionispora hippei DSM 15287 DNA encodes these proteins:
- a CDS encoding PTS sugar transporter subunit IIB, with translation MRSFNVLSVCGSGTVTSSMIAEKLKDAMEERGIKITATEAKPTEAMNLAQGGRFDFITHTSPLPDGDYGIPTISAFGFLTGFGEDEFLEEVMSVIEGLEAKK, from the coding sequence ATGAGAAGCTTTAATGTATTGTCGGTATGCGGTTCGGGGACAGTGACTTCCTCAATGATTGCCGAAAAGCTGAAGGACGCGATGGAGGAACGGGGGATCAAAATCACCGCGACCGAGGCTAAGCCGACGGAAGCGATGAATCTGGCCCAGGGAGGGAGGTTTGATTTTATTACCCACACCAGTCCCTTACCGGACGGCGATTACGGTATACCGACCATCAGCGCTTTTGGTTTTCTTACCGGGTTTGGCGAAGATGAATTTTTGGAAGAGGTGATGAGCGTTATTGAAGGTCTGGAAGCAAAAAAATAA
- a CDS encoding PTS galactitol transporter subunit IIC, producing MFLETLKAIFDTFGAPVFVPVIIFIISKILKVDTKKSFFSALYAGVGLQGFTLLLNAFTPIITPVVKKMVESTGIQLPVFDVGWQATALVAFSTEAGMVFLGIGLVVQTVLFLSKWTSVFQPGDLWNNYSYMVWGSMVYLVTKNMMLALGCMILLNMYSLLIAELMAKRWSTYYKYPNCTIIAMHNIEAAIFTVVFDPLLNLFGLNKVKLSPQELQKKLGFFGEPVSLGLLLGIFIGIMGNFKNLGTLAAWGQVAVMGIATSSIMAIFPRVAGLFAQAFLPITEAARKSIKKDAKARQWFLGVNDATGYGEPATLISGIILIPIMVFLAIALPGNQVLPVVDLLALPFMVQGIVPLVNGNIFKVLITGAIWFSAGLYMCTYTAPLFTEICSTVGVHLPVGALLITSFNILGKPLMGLVFLAFLSQSPLLIGLAIAVYLVLYFLFRKNKEAVYDYLDQNAMKNTAEEENGAVQA from the coding sequence ATGTTTCTTGAAACACTTAAAGCCATTTTTGATACCTTTGGTGCTCCGGTATTTGTCCCGGTCATTATCTTCATCATTTCCAAGATTCTTAAGGTAGACACCAAGAAATCCTTTTTTTCCGCATTGTATGCCGGCGTCGGCCTGCAGGGCTTTACCCTGCTGTTAAATGCCTTTACACCGATTATTACGCCGGTGGTTAAAAAGATGGTAGAAAGTACGGGCATTCAGTTGCCGGTATTTGACGTAGGCTGGCAGGCCACCGCACTGGTCGCCTTTTCCACCGAAGCCGGCATGGTCTTCCTCGGCATCGGTCTGGTGGTGCAGACTGTGCTGTTCCTGAGTAAATGGACTTCGGTGTTCCAGCCCGGTGATTTGTGGAATAACTATTCCTACATGGTTTGGGGTTCCATGGTTTATCTGGTTACGAAAAATATGATGCTGGCTTTGGGCTGCATGATTTTATTGAATATGTACAGCTTGCTGATTGCCGAGCTGATGGCCAAACGCTGGTCGACTTATTACAAATATCCCAATTGTACCATTATTGCCATGCATAACATTGAAGCTGCCATTTTTACCGTGGTATTTGACCCGCTTTTGAATCTGTTCGGTTTAAACAAGGTAAAACTGAGTCCCCAGGAATTGCAGAAGAAATTGGGCTTTTTCGGTGAACCGGTTTCACTGGGCCTGCTGCTGGGCATATTCATCGGTATCATGGGTAACTTCAAAAACTTGGGCACCCTGGCAGCCTGGGGACAGGTGGCCGTTATGGGTATTGCCACCAGCTCAATTATGGCAATCTTCCCGCGGGTAGCCGGCTTGTTTGCCCAGGCCTTCCTGCCAATCACCGAAGCGGCCAGAAAATCCATCAAGAAGGATGCCAAGGCGCGGCAATGGTTCCTGGGTGTGAACGATGCCACCGGCTACGGCGAACCGGCCACTTTAATTTCCGGTATTATTCTCATTCCGATTATGGTCTTTTTGGCGATTGCCCTTCCCGGCAATCAGGTGCTGCCGGTTGTTGACTTATTGGCACTGCCCTTTATGGTACAAGGGATTGTACCGCTGGTTAACGGCAATATCTTCAAGGTACTCATTACCGGTGCCATCTGGTTTAGTGCCGGACTGTACATGTGCACCTATACGGCACCGCTGTTTACCGAAATCTGCTCAACCGTGGGCGTGCATCTGCCGGTAGGCGCCCTGCTGATCACCAGCTTTAATATTTTAGGCAAACCGCTGATGGGCTTGGTCTTCCTGGCTTTCCTCAGCCAGTCGCCGCTCCTGATCGGTCTGGCCATTGCCGTCTATCTGGTGCTGTACTTCCTGTTCCGCAAAAATAAGGAAGCCGTATACGATTACCTGGATCAGAACGCAATGAAAAATACGGCTGAAGAAGAGAATGGTGCCGTACAAGCATAG
- a CDS encoding galactitol-1-phosphate 5-dehydrogenase, translating into MQKTMKAAVLYGLRDIRCETVPVPDIGREDVLVKVKYAGICGSDIPRAMVSGARRYPLILGHEFCGEVAAVGEAVDSYRPGDRVAVAPLIPCGNCEHCREGHYGLCEHYNIIGTGSDGAFAEYTGVPARHLLRLPDQLDYATAAGIEPATIGYHGVAKGGIQAGDTVAVLGCGPIGQLTLQWAKLFGAATVIAVDIFPEKLDLAKSLGADILINSRKCDPVQRIKELTGGGAQVVLETAGSKITQEQAVLVARKQGRVVFLGISHSNLSLQEKTIEAILRGEISLQGSWNSYSAPYPGKAWTATLEFMSQGKLQFAPMISHRIKLEELAHYLAAIADRTISFNKILVEI; encoded by the coding sequence ATGCAAAAGACGATGAAAGCGGCGGTACTCTACGGCTTGCGGGATATCCGCTGCGAAACGGTGCCTGTGCCGGACATCGGCCGGGAGGATGTACTGGTAAAAGTAAAGTATGCCGGGATTTGCGGCTCCGATATACCGCGAGCTATGGTGAGCGGCGCCCGCCGCTATCCTTTGATTCTGGGTCATGAGTTTTGCGGGGAAGTTGCTGCCGTGGGCGAGGCGGTCGATAGCTACCGCCCGGGCGACCGGGTAGCGGTGGCACCCTTGATCCCCTGCGGGAATTGTGAGCATTGCCGGGAGGGACATTACGGCCTGTGCGAGCATTATAATATCATTGGCACCGGCAGTGACGGGGCGTTTGCCGAATATACCGGAGTGCCGGCCCGGCACCTGCTGCGGTTGCCGGATCAACTGGATTATGCAACGGCAGCCGGCATTGAACCGGCTACCATCGGCTATCACGGGGTGGCCAAGGGGGGAATTCAGGCCGGCGATACGGTGGCTGTACTGGGCTGTGGGCCAATTGGCCAACTGACGTTGCAATGGGCTAAACTGTTTGGTGCCGCCACCGTCATTGCCGTGGATATTTTTCCCGAAAAGCTGGACCTGGCTAAGTCACTGGGCGCCGATATTCTAATCAATTCCCGTAAGTGTGATCCGGTGCAGCGAATTAAGGAGCTTACCGGCGGCGGTGCCCAGGTGGTACTGGAAACGGCGGGCAGTAAAATCACCCAGGAGCAGGCTGTGCTGGTCGCCCGGAAGCAGGGGAGAGTGGTGTTTTTGGGGATTTCCCACAGTAACTTGTCCTTGCAGGAGAAAACGATTGAGGCCATTTTGCGGGGAGAAATTTCCCTGCAGGGTTCCTGGAATTCCTATTCGGCGCCCTATCCCGGCAAAGCCTGGACAGCGACTCTGGAGTTTATGTCCCAGGGAAAATTGCAGTTTGCGCCGATGATTTCCCATCGGATCAAGCTGGAAGAACTGGCCCATTATCTGGCGGCCATTGCGGACCGCACTATTTCCTTCAACAAAATTCTTGTGGAAATTTAA
- the araD gene encoding L-ribulose-5-phosphate 4-epimerase, which translates to MLEQLKEEVLAANLALPVHGLVKFTWGNVSGIDRERGLVVIKPSGVDYEKMTAQDLVVLDLAGHQVEGKLRPSSDTPTHLVLYRAYPQLRGIVHTHSTWATIWAQSGQSLPALGTTHADHFYGKVPCTRALTEQEIDGDYEVETGNVIVETFKKLDINSIPGVLVRNHGPFAWGKDAQDAVHNAVILEEICHMAYHTVRLNNTAGSIQQCLLDKHYLRKHGSGAYYGQS; encoded by the coding sequence ATGCTGGAGCAGTTAAAAGAAGAGGTGCTGGCTGCCAATCTGGCGCTGCCGGTTCATGGTCTGGTTAAATTTACCTGGGGCAATGTCAGCGGCATCGACCGTGAGCGGGGTTTGGTTGTTATTAAACCCAGTGGCGTGGACTATGAAAAAATGACCGCCCAGGATTTGGTGGTACTGGACCTGGCGGGCCATCAGGTGGAAGGAAAGTTAAGGCCTTCTTCCGATACGCCGACTCATTTGGTGCTATACCGGGCCTACCCTCAGTTAAGGGGCATCGTCCATACCCATTCCACCTGGGCTACGATCTGGGCCCAGTCAGGCCAGAGCCTGCCGGCGCTCGGCACTACCCATGCCGACCATTTTTACGGCAAGGTGCCTTGCACCCGGGCGTTGACCGAACAGGAAATTGACGGGGATTATGAAGTAGAAACAGGCAATGTGATTGTCGAAACGTTCAAGAAACTGGATATTAACAGCATTCCCGGCGTATTGGTACGCAACCACGGGCCTTTTGCCTGGGGCAAGGATGCCCAGGATGCGGTGCATAATGCCGTGATTTTAGAGGAAATCTGCCATATGGCTTATCATACGGTGCGGTTAAACAATACCGCCGGCTCCATTCAGCAGTGCCTGCTGGATAAGCACTATTTGCGCAAGCATGGCAGCGGGGCGTATTATGGACAGTCTTAG
- a CDS encoding PTS sugar transporter subunit IIA — MSIERYCNQDLILFSTLSVKEDILSYMAACLWRHGYTKESYREAVLARERVYPTGLGGETIGIAIPHTDIVHVIKPAICLCILKDPVQFGLMGGEDAETVRVSVVFMLALREPEKQLEVLQMVITMLEQEHYLKSLLQCCSTEEALSVLVQAASR; from the coding sequence ATGTCCATTGAAAGGTACTGCAATCAGGATTTGATTTTATTTTCAACGTTGTCCGTAAAGGAGGATATACTAAGCTATATGGCAGCCTGCTTATGGCGGCACGGTTATACGAAAGAGAGTTACCGGGAGGCTGTTTTGGCACGGGAAAGGGTGTATCCTACGGGACTTGGCGGCGAAACGATCGGAATTGCCATTCCGCATACCGATATTGTTCATGTGATTAAACCGGCGATTTGCCTTTGCATATTGAAAGATCCTGTGCAATTCGGCCTAATGGGGGGCGAGGATGCGGAAACGGTGCGGGTGTCGGTTGTTTTTATGCTGGCGCTGAGGGAACCGGAAAAACAATTGGAGGTGTTGCAAATGGTTATTACCATGCTGGAACAGGAGCATTACCTGAAATCTCTGCTGCAGTGTTGTTCGACAGAGGAAGCTTTGTCTGTTCTGGTACAGGCAGCAAGCCGTTAA
- a CDS encoding PTS sugar transporter subunit IIB: MAIKKRIYICCGTGIATSTVIARKLNEVLKQYKITADVSQCKLTEVVSRVRAVKPDLVISATQIPGGIGDVPVLLGRAFLTGVNKQQLIADVVAILEK; the protein is encoded by the coding sequence ATGGCGATCAAAAAGAGAATTTATATTTGCTGTGGCACAGGCATTGCCACTTCGACGGTTATCGCAAGAAAACTTAATGAGGTGCTCAAACAGTATAAAATTACGGCTGATGTCAGTCAGTGTAAGCTGACGGAAGTTGTCTCACGCGTGAGGGCCGTTAAGCCTGATTTGGTCATTAGCGCCACGCAGATTCCCGGCGGCATAGGGGATGTGCCGGTTTTGCTTGGACGGGCCTTTCTTACCGGAGTTAATAAGCAGCAGCTTATTGCGGACGTTGTTGCCATTTTGGAAAAATAA
- a CDS encoding PTS galactitol transporter subunit IIC, with protein sequence MELILKVFTYVIGLGVTVMMPIIITILGLIFRKDFSVSFRAGLTVGMGFVGLKTIISLLLHTIGPVNQGLVERLGFKLTAVDMGWSFGSSIAWGTEVVPFVFLAIVGTNVAMVFLGWTKTMDIDIWNFWHPLFIASGLYMTTGSMLLAVISAVINMAIIFKVADWTQKDCEEVLGLDGISLPHIQTSAWALVGYPLNWILDQIPVIKDINWTTEGVQEKLGLIGEPMIMGLIIGLVLAWAAGFDFAQSVQTGVVVAGCLVLMPRMVSLLMDGLIVIAEAAKEFMESRFHGRKIYIGLDSSVAIGHPFVMAMGLLMIPVVMGLAFILPGNTTLPLADLSVLSFFMVYAIVPSKGNLFRGIVIGVVISIILLYVSSYAAPVMTQLAGQLKIAMPPGTMQITSLALGAQWYTWLVYAALNWLGGGG encoded by the coding sequence ATGGAGCTTATCCTGAAGGTTTTTACCTATGTTATCGGCTTAGGCGTAACGGTCATGATGCCGATTATTATTACGATCTTGGGTCTTATCTTTCGTAAAGATTTTTCCGTGTCTTTTAGGGCCGGTCTTACCGTTGGCATGGGCTTTGTCGGACTGAAAACCATCATCAGCTTGTTGCTGCATACCATCGGCCCGGTTAACCAGGGGCTGGTGGAGCGGCTGGGGTTCAAGCTGACAGCGGTTGATATGGGCTGGAGCTTCGGCTCTTCCATTGCCTGGGGGACAGAGGTAGTGCCTTTCGTGTTTTTGGCTATTGTCGGCACCAATGTAGCTATGGTGTTTTTAGGCTGGACTAAGACGATGGATATTGATATATGGAACTTCTGGCATCCCTTATTTATTGCCAGCGGCCTGTATATGACGACAGGGAGCATGCTGCTTGCCGTGATTAGCGCGGTAATTAATATGGCTATTATTTTTAAAGTGGCCGACTGGACGCAGAAGGATTGTGAAGAGGTGCTGGGGCTGGATGGAATCTCGCTTCCCCATATTCAGACTTCCGCCTGGGCCCTGGTGGGCTATCCGCTGAACTGGATACTGGATCAAATTCCAGTGATAAAAGATATTAACTGGACGACCGAGGGGGTTCAGGAAAAGCTTGGACTCATTGGTGAACCGATGATCATGGGGTTGATCATTGGTTTGGTATTGGCCTGGGCGGCCGGGTTTGATTTTGCCCAGAGCGTCCAGACCGGCGTTGTCGTTGCCGGTTGCCTGGTGCTGATGCCGCGGATGGTGTCGCTGCTCATGGACGGGTTGATCGTGATCGCCGAGGCGGCCAAGGAATTTATGGAAAGCCGGTTTCATGGGCGTAAAATCTATATCGGGCTGGATTCATCGGTAGCGATCGGCCATCCCTTTGTTATGGCCATGGGACTTTTAATGATTCCGGTTGTTATGGGACTGGCCTTTATTCTGCCGGGCAATACCACACTGCCGCTGGCTGATTTGTCGGTTTTGAGCTTTTTCATGGTTTATGCCATTGTTCCCTCGAAGGGTAACTTGTTCCGGGGAATTGTGATCGGTGTGGTCATTTCCATTATTCTTTTGTATGTTTCCAGCTATGCTGCCCCGGTCATGACCCAGTTAGCCGGGCAGTTGAAAATTGCCATGCCGCCGGGCACTATGCAGATTACCTCACTGGCTCTGGGGGCTCAGTGGTATACCTGGCTGGTGTATGCCGCCCTGAACTGGCTTGGTGGTGGCGGCTGA
- a CDS encoding PTS sugar transporter subunit IIA, with translation MDFTQLLRQELMIVPLQANSREAALEKMADRLWQQGYVKNSYLAAVKKREISFPTGLSTGSINVAIPHTDAEHVLQAAMAVGVLDRPVLFSSMENPQQTIAVSLIFMLALKEPHEQPVFLQKVAGILENEGLLQSLVLQTDTAGAYRLLFGVFS, from the coding sequence GTGGATTTTACTCAGCTACTTAGGCAAGAACTGATGATTGTGCCGCTTCAGGCCAATAGCCGGGAAGCAGCATTGGAAAAAATGGCCGACCGGCTGTGGCAGCAGGGGTATGTAAAAAATTCGTATTTGGCGGCGGTAAAAAAGCGGGAAATTAGTTTTCCAACCGGACTGTCGACAGGAAGCATCAATGTGGCTATTCCACATACCGATGCGGAGCATGTATTGCAGGCAGCTATGGCAGTGGGCGTGCTGGACAGGCCGGTTTTGTTTTCCAGTATGGAAAACCCTCAGCAAACAATTGCAGTATCACTGATCTTTATGCTGGCGTTGAAAGAACCGCATGAACAGCCGGTGTTCTTGCAAAAAGTTGCCGGTATATTGGAAAATGAAGGCTTGCTGCAAAGTTTAGTTTTGCAAACTGACACAGCTGGTGCGTACCGTTTGTTATTTGGCGTGTTTTCGTAA
- a CDS encoding PTS sugar transporter subunit IIB yields MAGEKRILVACGAGVCTSTMAINKLRDALDKRGKLKLVKISQCKIAEISSMAAAHDLVVATTQVSAKISIPVVTGTAFLTGVGIDRVVEEIIGHLKI; encoded by the coding sequence ATGGCTGGTGAAAAAAGAATTCTGGTTGCCTGCGGGGCAGGCGTATGCACATCCACTATGGCGATTAACAAACTGAGAGACGCGCTGGACAAGAGAGGCAAGCTCAAATTGGTGAAGATCAGTCAGTGCAAAATTGCCGAAATTTCATCGATGGCGGCAGCGCATGATTTGGTTGTCGCTACGACGCAGGTATCGGCTAAGATTTCGATTCCGGTCGTTACGGGGACTGCTTTCTTAACAGGGGTTGGGATAGACCGGGTTGTGGAAGAGATCATCGGGCATTTGAAAATTTAA
- a CDS encoding PTS galactitol transporter subunit IIC, which produces MEIINYIVSLGASVMMPIIITILGVCLGAKLSRAIRSGLTVGVGFIGLNLVIGLLTSTLGPASHTMVERLGLHLTVIDVGWPAAAAIAFASTVGAIIIPIGLAVNVILLLTKQTRTIDVDIWDYWHFAFTGALVTAATDSIFWGGFAAVVNMIIVFYLADWTAPGVEEYNKLPGVSLPHGFSAAYVPIAIVINKAIDMIPGIRNIKADPETLQERFGIFGEPIIIGSVLGLIIGVLAGYDVKTILTVGITMGGCLVLIPKMAAMLMEGLLPISDSAQEFIQKRFKNAGKIYIGLDSAVAIGHPACMAAALVLVPITIILAAVLPGNRVLPFADLAVLPFMLAMVVPVTRGNVFRTFIVGLVMVVVGLLIATDMAPLHTQLAINANFKMPSGATQIASICDGANPLTWLILQITGLKAVGVAVLVAIIGVMAVINKKITKRRDAVEDLQA; this is translated from the coding sequence ATGGAAATTATCAATTACATTGTCAGCCTCGGCGCCAGCGTAATGATGCCGATCATTATCACTATATTGGGAGTATGCCTGGGCGCCAAATTGAGCCGGGCCATTCGTTCCGGACTGACGGTTGGCGTAGGATTTATCGGGCTGAATTTAGTCATCGGATTGTTGACAAGTACGCTGGGGCCGGCGTCGCATACTATGGTGGAACGTCTGGGCTTGCACCTGACCGTTATTGATGTGGGTTGGCCGGCGGCTGCAGCCATTGCGTTCGCCTCGACGGTGGGGGCTATTATTATTCCGATCGGTTTGGCAGTCAATGTGATCTTGCTGCTTACCAAGCAAACCAGAACGATTGATGTGGATATTTGGGATTACTGGCATTTTGCTTTTACCGGTGCTTTGGTTACCGCAGCAACCGACAGCATTTTCTGGGGAGGCTTTGCGGCGGTTGTCAACATGATTATCGTATTTTATTTGGCTGATTGGACGGCGCCGGGAGTGGAAGAATACAACAAATTACCCGGCGTTTCCTTGCCGCACGGTTTTTCGGCGGCCTATGTACCGATTGCCATTGTGATTAACAAGGCGATTGATATGATTCCGGGGATTAGAAATATCAAGGCTGATCCGGAAACTTTGCAGGAACGGTTTGGGATTTTTGGGGAACCGATTATTATCGGCAGTGTATTGGGACTAATTATCGGCGTTCTAGCCGGCTATGATGTTAAGACGATATTAACGGTAGGTATCACCATGGGGGGCTGCCTGGTTTTGATTCCGAAAATGGCAGCCATGCTGATGGAAGGCTTGTTACCTATATCTGATTCGGCTCAGGAATTTATTCAAAAACGGTTCAAAAATGCCGGAAAAATTTACATCGGTTTGGATTCGGCCGTGGCCATCGGTCACCCGGCTTGCATGGCTGCTGCCTTGGTGCTGGTGCCTATCACCATCATTCTGGCTGCCGTGCTGCCCGGCAACCGCGTACTGCCGTTTGCCGATCTGGCTGTGCTGCCGTTTATGCTGGCTATGGTAGTTCCTGTCACGCGGGGCAATGTATTCAGAACCTTTATTGTCGGACTGGTCATGGTGGTTGTAGGTTTGCTGATTGCAACCGATATGGCACCACTGCATACCCAACTGGCCATCAACGCTAATTTCAAAATGCCGAGCGGTGCTACCCAGATTGCCTCCATTTGTGACGGAGCCAATCCCTTAACCTGGCTAATATTGCAGATAACCGGTCTTAAAGCGGTGGGCGTAGCCGTGTTGGTTGCCATTATCGGCGTTATGGCTGTGATCAACAAAAAGATTACCAAACGGCGGGATGCCGTGGAAGATTTACAGGCTTGA
- a CDS encoding class II aldolase/adducin family protein, whose product MLLENLRKEVLSAALQLIRYGLVTLTGGNVSGRDEQTGYIAITPSGMDYEKLNPADIVIIDGAGNTVDGKWKASVDTKDHLYIYRQRPDIQGIIHTHSPYACSFAMLHREIPCCSTTLANEVGGSVPVARYTPVAEAAIGPAVMEVLGDKNACLLANHGVIAVGHSVRHALVAAVMLEDGAKVYHLASLKGEPVQLPPEEIEKARNVFLYTYGQSS is encoded by the coding sequence ATGTTGCTTGAGAATTTGCGCAAAGAGGTTTTGTCTGCGGCTTTGCAGCTCATCCGTTACGGTTTGGTAACGCTTACGGGGGGGAATGTCAGCGGCCGGGATGAACAAACCGGGTATATCGCTATCACGCCCAGCGGAATGGATTATGAGAAGCTAAATCCGGCGGATATTGTGATTATTGATGGGGCGGGAAATACGGTGGACGGGAAGTGGAAGGCTTCCGTGGATACCAAGGATCATCTTTATATCTACCGGCAGCGTCCGGATATTCAAGGAATTATCCACACGCATTCGCCATATGCCTGCAGCTTTGCTATGCTGCACCGTGAAATCCCCTGCTGCAGCACGACGCTGGCCAATGAGGTGGGGGGCAGTGTGCCTGTAGCCAGATATACGCCGGTGGCTGAAGCCGCAATCGGTCCGGCTGTTATGGAAGTGCTGGGCGATAAGAATGCCTGTCTATTGGCCAATCATGGTGTCATTGCCGTTGGCCATTCAGTCCGTCATGCGCTGGTGGCCGCCGTTATGCTGGAGGATGGCGCCAAGGTATATCACCTGGCCAGTTTAAAGGGTGAGCCGGTGCAGTTGCCGCCGGAAGAAATAGAAAAAGCCAGAAATGTTTTTCTTTATACCTACGGGCAAAGCTCATAA